A region from the Candidatus Bathyarchaeota archaeon genome encodes:
- a CDS encoding 30S ribosomal protein S19e: MPTVYDVPADVIIARLSEYLKSSVPEVRPPDWAAYVKTGVHRERPPHNPDWWYIRSASMLRKLYVKGPLGVSRLRKLYGGRKRRGVSPAHFRRGSGAITRRILQQLEAAGLVVREDLKGRGISPKGRSLLDALSTQIKREMDREAQRSREA; the protein is encoded by the coding sequence ATGCCCACGGTCTACGATGTCCCGGCCGACGTGATCATAGCTAGGCTGAGCGAGTACCTGAAGAGCAGTGTCCCCGAGGTCAGGCCACCGGATTGGGCTGCCTATGTTAAGACTGGGGTTCACAGGGAGAGGCCACCCCACAACCCCGACTGGTGGTATATAAGGAGCGCCTCAATGCTCAGGAAGCTCTATGTGAAGGGGCCTTTGGGAGTCTCTAGGTTGAGGAAGCTTTACGGGGGGAGGAAGAGGAGGGGCGTGTCACCAGCCCACTTCAGGAGGGGGAGCGGAGCCATAACTAGGAGGATACTCCAGCAGCTCGAGGCCGCCGGCCTCGTGGTCAGGGAAGACCTTAAGGGAAGGGGCATAAGCCCTAAGGGGAGGAGCCTCCTAGACGCCCTCTCCACCCAGATAAAGAGGGAGATGGATAGGGAGGCGCAGCGATCCAGAGAGGCTTGA
- a CDS encoding DNA-binding protein produces the protein MSSDEELRRLRERRLLELQAQREREEELERQKREAEAAKQVLLRRILTPEARQRLTNIKMVRPEYAEQIELQLIQVAQSGRLKLPITDEMLKSLLAQLQAQQHREIKVRRR, from the coding sequence ATGTCTTCGGACGAGGAGCTTAGGAGGCTGAGGGAGAGGCGGCTACTCGAGCTTCAGGCTCAGAGGGAGAGGGAGGAGGAGCTGGAGAGGCAGAAGAGGGAGGCTGAGGCGGCTAAGCAGGTCCTCCTTCGCAGGATACTAACCCCCGAGGCGAGGCAGAGGCTCACGAATATAAAGATGGTGAGGCCCGAGTACGCGGAGCAGATTGAACTCCAGCTGATCCAGGTGGCCCAGAGCGGCAGGCTCAAGCTGCCCATAACCGACGAGATGCTGAAGAGCCTCCTAGCCCAACTTCAGGCCCAGCAGCATAGGGAGATAAAGGTGAGGAGGAGGTAG
- the rpl39e gene encoding 50S ribosomal protein L39e (part of the polypeptide exit tunnel in the 50S ribosomal complex) — translation MAGNKPLALKLRLIKAERQRGPVPSWIIMRTMGRVRFSPKTRRNWRIRKLKP, via the coding sequence TTGGCTGGAAATAAGCCATTGGCACTCAAGCTCCGCCTGATAAAGGCTGAGAGGCAGAGGGGGCCTGTCCCCTCATGGATAATCATGAGGACGATGGGGAGGGTGCGATTCAGCCCCAAGACCAGGAGAAACTGGAGGATTAGGAAGCTCAAGCCTTAA
- a CDS encoding 50S ribosomal protein L31e yields MSGSKQAEERIYTVPLGRAYASPRYKRAEKAISILRRFVERHMRPSKVEIDPEVNEAIWSRGMERPPRKMRVRLSRDEDGTVRVALAEEEI; encoded by the coding sequence ATGTCGGGGTCTAAGCAGGCTGAGGAGAGGATATACACGGTCCCCCTTGGAAGGGCCTACGCCTCGCCGAGGTACAAACGGGCTGAGAAGGCCATCTCCATACTGAGGAGATTCGTCGAGAGGCACATGAGGCCCTCCAAGGTAGAGATAGACCCTGAGGTGAATGAGGCTATATGGAGCAGGGGCATGGAGAGGCCACCTAGAAAGATGAGAGTCAGGCTCTCAAGGGATGAGGATGGAACGGTCAGGGTCGCCCTCGCGGAGGAGGAGATTTGA
- a CDS encoding 50S ribosomal protein L18a codes for MREVKLYRIYGMIRKGNLLDPIRFRREVRATGREQAVERIYSEVGSHHRAKRHEIRILEVEELEED; via the coding sequence TTGAGAGAGGTGAAGCTATACAGGATATATGGGATGATAAGGAAGGGAAACCTCCTAGATCCCATCAGGTTCAGGAGGGAGGTCAGGGCGACGGGGAGGGAGCAGGCCGTAGAGAGGATCTACTCGGAGGTGGGAAGCCACCACAGGGCTAAGAGGCATGAGATCAGGATCCTTGAAGTGGAGGAGCTTGAGGAGGATTGA
- the pfdA gene encoding prefoldin subunit alpha, with protein sequence MTQEPEKMERLRRLVVELRLMEGSAEILQRRLEFLQAALSDLRIAENSLRELKGKEEGSPILVPIGGNTFIGARLGNLSKVIVGIGADVSVEMSIDEAVEDISSRISEVEKAGSSVQQQLEQITAQIQSHREMINELSSQLQGEKRGV encoded by the coding sequence TTGACCCAAGAACCTGAGAAGATGGAAAGGCTCAGGAGGCTGGTAGTGGAGCTCAGGCTCATGGAGGGATCGGCTGAGATCCTCCAGAGAAGGCTGGAGTTCCTCCAGGCCGCCCTCTCGGACCTCCGCATCGCGGAGAACTCCCTGAGGGAGCTTAAAGGTAAAGAGGAGGGGTCCCCCATCCTGGTCCCAATAGGTGGGAACACCTTCATCGGGGCCAGGCTTGGGAACCTGAGCAAGGTCATTGTCGGTATAGGGGCAGACGTATCCGTCGAGATGAGCATAGACGAGGCTGTTGAGGACATCTCCTCCCGCATCTCCGAGGTCGAGAAGGCTGGGTCATCAGTCCAGCAGCAGCTGGAGCAGATAACGGCCCAGATACAGTCTCATAGGGAGATGATAAACGAGCTGAGCTCCCAACTTCAAGGGGAGAAGAGAGGTGTTTGA
- the ftsY gene encoding signal recognition particle-docking protein FtsY, whose product MFERLKQGLKGVLDKISKTQLSEEDLDPILEDLQLQLISNDVAFEVASGICAELKKRLRGASISRFEERERIVRAALAESIRSVMATTSEADLIKLASSRKGSGRPLTIMFIGVNGTGKTTTIAKVAKLLMDRGFKVILASSDTYRAGAIEQLEEHARRLHLRVIRHTYGADPAAVGFDAVQHAASRGMDAVLIDTAGRMQTNRNLMDELKKIKRVVQPDLTILIVDALTGNDAVQQAMAFDKGVGFDAVILAKVDADAKGGSSLSVPYATGKPIIYIGTGQGYDDLQPFDPEWFSERILPLEE is encoded by the coding sequence GTGTTTGAGAGGCTCAAGCAGGGGCTTAAGGGAGTCCTAGATAAGATATCAAAGACCCAGCTCTCCGAGGAGGATCTGGACCCGATCCTGGAAGACCTACAGCTACAGCTCATATCCAACGATGTAGCCTTTGAAGTGGCAAGCGGGATATGCGCTGAGCTGAAGAAGAGGCTCAGGGGCGCATCCATCTCCAGGTTTGAGGAGAGAGAAAGAATTGTCAGAGCAGCCCTCGCAGAATCCATCAGGTCGGTGATGGCAACGACCTCGGAGGCTGACCTCATAAAGCTCGCCTCCTCCAGAAAGGGCTCAGGGAGGCCTCTAACGATAATGTTCATAGGGGTGAACGGCACGGGAAAGACGACGACCATCGCCAAGGTGGCGAAGCTGCTGATGGACCGAGGGTTTAAGGTCATACTGGCCTCAAGCGACACCTATAGAGCTGGCGCAATAGAGCAGCTGGAGGAGCACGCTAGGAGGCTCCACCTGAGGGTCATCAGGCACACCTATGGGGCCGATCCAGCAGCCGTAGGGTTCGACGCGGTCCAGCATGCAGCCTCCAGGGGGATGGACGCCGTCCTCATAGACACCGCTGGGAGGATGCAGACGAACAGGAACCTGATGGACGAGCTTAAGAAGATAAAGCGCGTGGTTCAGCCAGACCTGACCATCCTAATCGTGGACGCCCTAACGGGGAACGACGCTGTGCAACAGGCTATGGCCTTCGACAAGGGGGTGGGATTCGACGCTGTTATCCTAGCCAAGGTGGATGCAGATGCGAAGGGTGGCTCAAGCCTGAGCGTCCCCTACGCAACGGGGAAGCCCATCATATACATCGGAACCGGACAGGGCTACGACGACCTCCAGCCCTTCGACCCCGAATGGTTCTCGGAGAGGATCCTACCCCTTGAGGAGTAA
- a CDS encoding protein translocase SEC61 complex subunit gamma, with protein MGILEFFRSTARLLRIISKPDWKTFWLSVKICLLGVALLGGIGYIIRLISITLQGV; from the coding sequence ATGGGGATCCTGGAATTCTTCAGGTCGACGGCGAGGCTCCTAAGGATCATATCAAAGCCCGACTGGAAGACATTCTGGCTGAGCGTGAAGATCTGCCTCCTGGGGGTGGCCCTGCTGGGGGGTATAGGCTATATAATCAGGCTCATATCCATCACCCTCCAAGGCGTATAG
- a CDS encoding transcription elongation factor Spt5 — translation MERPWTSLYVVKVTRGQERNIALMLSDRARVEKLPVAAILSPAELKGYLIVEADAPHTVEELIRGMKHVRQRVQGTLSISELEKYLESRRAAGVEVGAIVEVVAGPFKGMQAKVIRVDDAKGEVTVELLEASYTLPITINIDYVREVKKA, via the coding sequence ATGGAGAGGCCTTGGACTTCCCTCTACGTCGTGAAGGTCACTAGGGGGCAGGAGAGGAACATAGCTCTGATGCTTTCAGATAGGGCGAGGGTGGAGAAACTTCCGGTGGCTGCTATTCTATCTCCGGCCGAGCTCAAGGGGTATCTGATAGTGGAGGCTGATGCCCCGCACACCGTTGAGGAGCTTATCCGGGGGATGAAGCATGTAAGGCAGAGGGTTCAGGGAACCCTTAGCATCTCCGAGTTGGAGAAGTACCTCGAAAGCAGGCGGGCAGCGGGCGTTGAGGTGGGCGCCATAGTCGAGGTTGTGGCAGGCCCCTTCAAAGGCATGCAGGCGAAGGTGATTAGGGTGGACGACGCGAAGGGGGAGGTTACCGTTGAACTTCTGGAGGCGAGTTATACCCTACCCATCACCATCAATATAGACTATGTCAGGGAGGTGAAGAAGGCCTAA
- a CDS encoding 50S ribosomal protein L11 translates to MVKKTFNFIVVGGKATGGPPIGPALGPLGVNIMAVVNKINEVTSSYAGVKVPVEVTLDTDTKEFSVKVGMLSTYSLITQALGISKGSSTPKRSNVGNLTFKQVVEIAERKREGLLANSLRAAVKEVLGTCLSMGVTVDGKTVKEVLPLLESGVYDEFLRAP, encoded by the coding sequence ATGGTGAAGAAGACCTTCAACTTCATCGTGGTTGGGGGGAAGGCCACGGGTGGTCCCCCGATAGGCCCAGCCCTCGGGCCTCTAGGAGTCAACATAATGGCCGTTGTGAACAAGATAAACGAGGTTACATCATCCTATGCTGGGGTTAAGGTGCCCGTAGAGGTCACCCTAGACACGGATACGAAGGAGTTTTCAGTAAAGGTTGGGATGCTATCGACGTACTCTTTGATAACACAGGCTCTAGGCATCTCCAAGGGTTCCTCAACCCCGAAGAGGAGCAATGTTGGAAACTTGACTTTCAAGCAGGTGGTCGAGATCGCTGAGAGGAAGAGGGAGGGGCTGCTTGCAAACTCCCTGAGGGCCGCTGTGAAGGAGGTCCTGGGAACCTGCCTCAGCATGGGAGTCACGGTGGACGGTAAAACCGTTAAAGAGGTCCTCCCCTTATTGGAGTCAGGGGTCTACGACGAGTTTTTAAGAGCCCCTTAA
- a CDS encoding 50S ribosomal protein L1: protein MSLRREQVIDALMKARAAAPPRGFEQSIELIVNLKDIDFKKPEKRINLRVEVPNGFGGRKVLIFASGDLALRARRAGADAVIEPSELEAMAKDKKEIKRRLKEFDVFYAEAQLMPLVGRLVGPFLGPRGRMPTPIPSNLPVEGVIEAGRRIVFLRSRDKPLIQCAVGSEKMEDSKVAENIEAILSSLTPALDRGYGNIRSAYVKLTMGPAVRLI, encoded by the coding sequence ATGTCGCTGCGGAGGGAACAGGTGATCGATGCCCTCATGAAGGCTAGGGCTGCAGCCCCCCCTAGGGGCTTCGAACAGTCCATAGAGTTGATAGTTAACCTGAAGGATATAGATTTCAAGAAGCCTGAGAAGAGGATAAACCTGCGCGTTGAGGTCCCGAACGGGTTTGGGGGGAGGAAGGTCCTCATCTTCGCCTCAGGAGATCTAGCCCTTAGAGCTAGAAGGGCTGGGGCTGACGCGGTAATTGAGCCCTCCGAGCTGGAGGCCATGGCTAAGGATAAGAAGGAGATCAAGAGGAGGCTGAAGGAGTTCGATGTCTTCTACGCGGAGGCCCAGCTCATGCCCCTGGTGGGAAGGTTGGTGGGGCCCTTCCTCGGGCCTAGAGGGAGGATGCCGACCCCCATCCCCTCCAATTTGCCGGTTGAGGGGGTCATCGAGGCCGGTAGAAGGATCGTCTTCCTCAGGAGTAGGGATAAGCCCCTGATACAGTGCGCCGTGGGCAGCGAGAAGATGGAGGATTCTAAGGTCGCGGAGAACATAGAGGCCATCCTTTCAAGCCTCACCCCCGCCTTAGACAGGGGCTATGGAAACATAAGGTCAGCGTATGTGAAGTTGACTATGGGGCCAGCTGTAAGGCTCATATGA
- the rplJ gene encoding 50S ribosomal protein L10: MVSENKSRMLDQAIELLKKYEVIFAADLFKMKSQMLQDLRKELRKELTLKCIKNNILRKAMDKMGLEGAEEFIDRVQGSNIYAFSNENPFKLAMMLKKRKVRVFARPGDTALEDIVIPAGNTGLAPGPFISKLATLGVRTRIEGGTIWVNFDTKVASAGDKISQDLSEILARLGIKAGEMGLEAKAVYFNGRIIPRDELLLNVEEYRDQLRKASSEAFQVALLASYPTPQTLPALISIAAQNAERLALRAEYVDRDSAGKLIAIAHSHALTLQNLVGRRVEESLDRQS, from the coding sequence TTGGTCTCAGAGAATAAATCTAGGATGCTCGATCAAGCCATTGAGCTTCTCAAGAAATATGAGGTCATCTTCGCAGCAGACCTATTCAAGATGAAGAGCCAGATGCTACAAGATCTCAGAAAAGAGTTAAGAAAAGAGTTGACCTTGAAATGTATAAAGAATAATATATTGAGAAAGGCCATGGATAAGATGGGGCTTGAGGGCGCTGAAGAGTTTATAGATAGGGTCCAGGGCTCCAACATCTATGCGTTCTCCAACGAGAACCCCTTCAAGCTCGCTATGATGCTGAAGAAGAGGAAGGTGAGGGTCTTCGCAAGGCCGGGGGACACCGCCCTCGAGGACATAGTCATCCCAGCAGGGAACACGGGTCTCGCTCCCGGACCATTCATCAGCAAGCTAGCAACCCTGGGCGTGAGGACGAGAATAGAGGGTGGAACCATCTGGGTGAACTTCGACACGAAGGTGGCCAGCGCCGGCGATAAGATCTCCCAAGACCTCTCCGAGATACTGGCCCGGCTGGGGATAAAGGCCGGGGAGATGGGGCTCGAGGCCAAGGCGGTCTACTTCAATGGGAGGATCATACCCAGAGATGAGCTTCTACTTAATGTGGAAGAGTATCGGGATCAGCTGAGGAAGGCCTCCTCAGAGGCCTTCCAGGTGGCCCTACTTGCTTCTTATCCCACACCCCAGACCCTTCCAGCACTTATCTCCATAGCTGCGCAGAACGCTGAAAGATTAGCCCTTAGGGCTGAATACGTCGATAGAGATTCAGCCGGGAAGCTCATAGCCATCGCTCACTCCCACGCTTTAACCCTACAAAACCTTGTGGGGAGAAGGGTTGAGGAGAGCCTGGATCGGCAATCTTAG
- the ilvE gene encoding branched-chain-amino-acid transaminase — MSMSAAFRGARYCWMNGEIVETDKALVSAMEPIYLGIFEGIKAYVEGDILGEGNLNIFQWKPHIDRLWRSAAVDGLQIPYTKDQLLEAVRETIRANGFRSNVYIQPRVWPRAGAEETVHVVVPVWRFETLLGRGNPRFGVRRRFMVSSWRRIASDALPPQAKSWANYANSALATREARRCGYDGAIFLDNRGFVSEAPGACIMAVRDGRVITPPVSASILESVTRNTFLEFIPRDLGIPVEVRDITRVELYASDEAFLCGTGAEVTPITSIDDIELGGEYPGPITTRIAEHYADILSGRVKKPGWLTPV, encoded by the coding sequence GTGTCTATGTCCGCAGCCTTTAGGGGTGCCCGTTACTGTTGGATGAACGGGGAGATAGTGGAGACTGATAAGGCTCTAGTCTCTGCCATGGAGCCCATCTACCTCGGCATCTTCGAGGGGATAAAGGCATATGTGGAGGGGGACATACTTGGCGAGGGTAACCTCAACATCTTCCAGTGGAAGCCTCACATAGACCGCCTATGGAGGAGCGCTGCTGTCGATGGCCTCCAGATCCCCTACACGAAGGATCAGCTCCTAGAAGCCGTTAGGGAGACCATAAGGGCGAACGGCTTCAGGTCTAATGTATATATCCAGCCGAGGGTCTGGCCTAGGGCTGGAGCCGAGGAGACCGTCCATGTTGTGGTCCCGGTCTGGAGGTTTGAAACCCTTCTAGGAAGGGGGAATCCTAGGTTCGGGGTTCGCAGGCGCTTTATGGTGAGCAGCTGGAGGAGGATAGCCAGCGACGCCCTCCCGCCCCAGGCGAAGTCCTGGGCTAACTATGCCAACTCCGCCCTTGCCACAAGGGAGGCTAGGAGATGCGGCTATGATGGGGCCATCTTCTTGGACAATAGGGGTTTCGTCTCAGAGGCCCCAGGGGCCTGCATAATGGCTGTGAGGGATGGGAGGGTTATCACCCCTCCTGTCTCCGCCTCGATCTTGGAGTCTGTGACCCGGAACACCTTCCTTGAGTTTATACCTAGAGATCTCGGTATCCCCGTTGAGGTCAGAGATATAACCAGGGTTGAGCTCTACGCCTCGGATGAGGCCTTCCTCTGCGGGACGGGCGCCGAGGTCACACCCATAACGAGCATAGATGACATAGAGCTGGGTGGGGAGTACCCGGGCCCCATCACCACGAGGATAGCGGAACACTATGCCGACATCCTCTCAGGGAGGGTGAAGAAGCCCGGCTGGTTAACCCCGGTCTAA
- a CDS encoding TIGR04076 family protein, giving the protein MLVERASRLKITVLRRFKPEEVFERSPIKGAPTGPCELFQEEQVFYVEEDGRMPDGFCGWAWNDLYKVVQTLRFRGNFHWYEEPGVSVNCCTDGLRPVIFKIERV; this is encoded by the coding sequence GTGTTGGTTGAGAGGGCTAGCAGGCTTAAGATAACGGTTCTGAGGCGATTCAAGCCCGAGGAGGTCTTTGAGAGATCTCCCATCAAGGGCGCCCCGACGGGTCCATGTGAACTATTCCAGGAGGAGCAGGTCTTCTACGTCGAGGAGGATGGGAGGATGCCCGATGGGTTCTGCGGATGGGCCTGGAACGACCTATACAAGGTGGTTCAGACCCTCCGCTTCCGTGGGAACTTCCACTGGTACGAGGAGCCCGGTGTCTCAGTGAACTGCTGCACGGACGGACTTAGACCCGTGATCTTCAAGATAGAAAGAGTTTAA